The uncultured Sunxiuqinia sp. genome has a segment encoding these proteins:
- a CDS encoding S28 family serine protease, whose protein sequence is MNKQIRLNHLLLTLVLLILASTGNCQELIKFLKTQQEVVNIDSIKGNSFFKQTYVLKIRQPLDHKDTTNGFFLQRVFLADRDPARPVVLITEGYAAGYASNPKYINELTTMLDANQICVEHRYFGESIPDSLDWQFLTVENAAKDHHRIVELFKKYYHENWLNTGISKGGQTALAHRAFFPSDISATVAYVAPLNFGVEDGRHELFLKQVGTSECRFQIEKFQREILKRRDQMRPLLKQYATARAYQFPITLDEVLDYVVLEFPFAFWQWGYDCTKIPDSSSDDQLLFEYLTKSSPPDYFSYEGSAKYRAFFYQAAHELGYYGYDTKPLDNLLSVKSAKGYLNQFMLPSATPVQYSDNTSRKVEAFLKDDAENVILIYGEIDPWSASSAEVRERGNNYKFVLKNGSHKTRIASFEEKTRQKIEKQIYKMVRATP, encoded by the coding sequence ATGAACAAACAAATACGATTAAATCACCTCCTGTTAACTCTTGTTCTTCTAATTCTCGCTTCAACAGGGAACTGTCAGGAGCTAATCAAATTTCTAAAAACACAACAGGAAGTCGTCAATATCGATTCGATTAAAGGCAATTCTTTTTTCAAGCAAACATACGTGTTAAAAATCAGGCAGCCGCTCGATCATAAAGACACAACCAACGGATTCTTCCTGCAACGCGTATTTTTAGCCGATAGAGATCCAGCCAGGCCTGTCGTTTTAATTACCGAGGGGTACGCTGCGGGCTATGCTTCTAACCCCAAATACATCAACGAACTCACAACCATGTTGGATGCAAACCAGATTTGTGTTGAACATCGTTATTTTGGAGAGTCGATTCCTGATTCGCTGGATTGGCAATTTCTTACCGTTGAAAATGCGGCTAAGGATCACCATCGAATAGTAGAACTTTTCAAAAAATATTACCATGAAAACTGGTTGAATACAGGAATTAGTAAGGGCGGGCAAACAGCCTTAGCGCATCGGGCTTTTTTCCCAAGCGATATCTCGGCAACTGTTGCCTATGTTGCCCCGCTAAACTTTGGTGTGGAAGACGGACGTCATGAACTATTTTTGAAACAGGTGGGGACTAGCGAATGTCGATTTCAGATTGAAAAATTTCAACGAGAAATACTGAAAAGGAGAGATCAGATGCGCCCCCTGTTAAAACAATACGCTACTGCCAGAGCATATCAGTTTCCGATAACACTTGATGAAGTATTGGACTACGTCGTCCTTGAATTTCCTTTTGCTTTTTGGCAATGGGGTTACGATTGCACCAAAATTCCCGACAGTAGTTCAGATGACCAGCTTCTTTTTGAATACCTGACAAAGTCCAGTCCTCCTGACTATTTTTCGTACGAAGGATCGGCTAAATATCGCGCCTTTTTTTATCAAGCAGCTCACGAACTGGGTTACTATGGATACGACACAAAACCACTTGACAACCTTTTGTCTGTAAAATCAGCCAAAGGGTATCTGAATCAATTTATGCTCCCTTCTGCTACACCTGTCCAATACAGCGACAACACATCTCGAAAAGTAGAAGCTTTTTTGAAAGATGATGCTGAAAATGTTATCCTTATCTACGGCGAGATTGATCCCTGGAGTGCAAGCTCTGCTGAGGTTCGGGAAAGAGGAAATAACTACAAATTCGTATTAAAAAACGGCAGTCATAAAACACGAATTGCCTCGTTTGAAGAAAAGACTCGCCAAAAAATTGAAAAACAAATCTACAAAATGGTTAGAGCAACACCATGA
- a CDS encoding DUF4395 domain-containing protein — MKNVFCPISEERINEQVPRITALLVMLVVIAAFALDSVVVIGFLTADFFIRAFTQMKFSPISFVASKIVKALKLSVTKIDKAPKIFAARMGFTMALVVALLFVLQLHTAAAVVAGVLVFFAGLEFAFAFCAGCTIYTYFVLPFYTD, encoded by the coding sequence ATGAAGAATGTATTTTGCCCCATATCAGAAGAACGAATCAACGAGCAGGTACCGCGCATAACAGCTTTGTTGGTTATGCTGGTAGTGATTGCTGCGTTTGCGTTAGACTCAGTGGTTGTCATAGGATTCTTAACAGCTGATTTTTTTATCCGGGCGTTTACTCAAATGAAGTTCAGTCCGATAAGTTTTGTGGCCTCGAAGATCGTAAAGGCATTAAAATTATCTGTAACTAAAATAGACAAAGCACCTAAGATTTTTGCCGCTCGTATGGGATTTACCATGGCATTGGTTGTTGCTTTGTTGTTTGTTTTACAATTACACACTGCAGCTGCGGTAGTGGCCGGAGTGCTTGTGTTTTTTGCAGGGCTTGAGTTTGCTTTTGCCTTTTGCGCAGGATGTACAATCTATACCTATTTTGTACTTCCGTTTTATACCGATTAA
- a CDS encoding histidine kinase: protein MNRLILVSLICVISISSLTETSQSSVDQLVNEQVKSKFLDDETPVRYYSNILIRLDGNVTKVDSLIFRELVDTLNILIDKWDVYIIPKGTSNLEFEINAPYRKGELDKIIEQDDHPGEIVKRTVVLNLPEDLDYNSRRKTIYYYLLRSIVKIKPRTRNQNFVKGSVFSEYDTQKITFHPVDFAIIKELYSQKYEDRHKTGSTIKISRKFISSILYSLIAMLGSFIFLIFMSIKGRFNEHNYKFKPFLKQGLIVLMASAFYFVVSKSISVSPLKAAFVQLIGMMIGFFIVGFISIWLIFIFERTILKGNSNFSFQILVPFFSIALLVLVLLSAFIISNLIQQIGGIYYPIFYSMIYYLLIIGFARSIYIYTRKKSESIIREKDLELAKMNELHKQAELQSLRAKINPHFLYNALNSIASLASSDSNKTEQMALALSDFFKYAINREQKQLNTLSEELNATQTYLEIEKVRFGDRLRFEIDCPAELLDIQVPQVLIQPLVENAIKHGLSQITDDALIRIVVEKTESFLNIRVYDNGPAFPDGPLTGFGIRNTQERIMLLYGEKAALNWINVPEKYIGISIPFTKSNQPNTK from the coding sequence ATGAATAGGCTAATTTTAGTATCCCTAATCTGTGTGATCTCAATATCTTCATTGACAGAAACGAGCCAATCATCGGTCGATCAACTTGTCAATGAGCAGGTAAAATCGAAGTTTCTGGATGACGAAACTCCTGTTCGTTACTATTCAAATATTTTAATCCGGTTGGATGGAAATGTGACAAAAGTGGATTCGTTGATTTTTCGCGAATTGGTTGATACGTTGAATATTTTGATTGACAAGTGGGATGTTTATATCATCCCCAAAGGCACATCGAATTTAGAATTTGAGATCAATGCACCGTATCGAAAAGGCGAACTCGATAAAATTATAGAACAGGATGATCATCCGGGCGAAATTGTGAAAAGAACGGTTGTTTTAAACCTACCAGAGGATTTAGATTATAACAGTCGAAGAAAGACGATTTATTACTATTTGCTTCGTTCTATCGTAAAAATAAAACCACGGACAAGAAATCAGAATTTCGTTAAAGGGTCTGTTTTCTCGGAATATGATACGCAAAAGATTACTTTTCACCCCGTTGATTTTGCCATTATTAAAGAGCTTTATTCCCAGAAATATGAAGATCGGCATAAGACAGGTAGCACGATCAAAATATCGAGGAAATTCATTAGCAGTATTTTGTACTCACTAATTGCTATGTTGGGCTCTTTTATTTTTTTGATTTTCATGTCAATAAAAGGAAGATTTAATGAGCACAATTATAAATTTAAACCATTTTTAAAGCAGGGGCTTATTGTGCTTATGGCAAGTGCTTTCTACTTTGTTGTGAGTAAATCGATATCTGTATCTCCTTTGAAGGCGGCTTTCGTGCAATTAATTGGAATGATGATTGGCTTTTTTATAGTTGGCTTTATTAGTATTTGGCTCATTTTTATTTTTGAACGTACGATACTAAAAGGTAATTCTAATTTTTCGTTTCAAATACTTGTGCCATTTTTTTCAATAGCATTGCTTGTTTTGGTCTTGTTATCTGCCTTTATAATTTCTAATTTAATCCAGCAAATTGGAGGAATATATTATCCCATATTTTATAGTATGATTTACTATTTGCTAATTATTGGTTTTGCACGATCAATTTACATTTATACCCGGAAAAAATCAGAAAGCATCATTCGCGAAAAAGACCTTGAACTAGCCAAGATGAACGAACTGCACAAACAGGCCGAACTACAGTCATTGCGAGCCAAAATCAATCCTCATTTTTTATACAATGCGCTGAATTCAATTGCCAGCCTGGCAAGTTCCGATTCCAATAAAACGGAGCAAATGGCACTGGCACTTTCTGACTTTTTTAAATATGCCATCAATCGCGAACAGAAACAGTTAAACACACTATCCGAAGAACTAAACGCGACACAAACCTACCTCGAGATCGAAAAAGTACGTTTTGGAGACCGGCTTCGGTTTGAAATTGATTGCCCTGCCGAACTTCTGGATATTCAAGTTCCCCAAGTGCTCATTCAGCCTTTGGTGGAGAATGCCATCAAGCATGGTTTATCGCAAATTACGGATGATGCCTTAATCCGAATCGTTGTCGAAAAAACTGAATCGTTTTTGAATATCCGGGTTTACGACAACGGCCCGGCTTTTCCCGATGGCCCGCTTACCGGATTTGGCATTCGGAATACTCAGGAGCGGATCATGCTTTTGTATGGTGAGAAAGCCGCATTGAACTGGATAAATGTCCCCGAAAAGTATATCGGGATTTCTATTCCGTTTACTAAGTCGAATCAACCGAATACTAAATGA
- a CDS encoding TlpA disulfide reductase family protein, translating into MKQFLLFFIALFLSNFVFSQTVIENPKVGMSTASNVKLEKVEILDTATVLWFHVDYKPGWWISIPKKTFIQPVGSDEKLYVDSAEGIPIKERYTMPESGKVDYKLYFPAIDESVSKLDFGEGNDGGSWFIYDIQLKLELFQSLLPEELSGSWFCRDNAQLEISLFDSVAVYQSQVWKYKDYSEKNDISKISLKNGSGLLTIYAKAVNDSVCMIGENPKALKACADKPAESAIPMDKEAFEPPVFGMDTVVFRGYIRNFSPRFKQRTGTIFVNDVLIGDQISHLVEIEDDGSFEVKFSYSNPQLIFFRGPFPVNTAFIEPGKTTFLIVDNGNREKPVLFAGDCARINTDLLKLKDVRSYDYQEMQKKILDFTLEQYKNWCAGFLQEDMDKLDKIVAEYPISAKARQIKEIQIRQQNISNMMEYRMNSVSAWREKHKIPRDQRQIDFEPESPDSSYYDFLTNDLVNDPLGVLTSDCYFFFNRIMYLDILRDQASLSLSTTDIIEELVKSGYELTPDEQLLADRMKEIDSPETKKLQDEFNEKYGDQAKAFHQKFGKKLQNLYKENKGSVTTPAMMEEYLVGQNIELTAEEKEYLAATKQFSENPLIQERIEIQSEITDISNKFHADHREFTNEWFMKKRQEVRNKRMQTVLGIQPGLATDIMLSQDYCRSIVSQMTPLSDDKLKRVQQEINSPFVATYVEQMNNNTKAKIEANKLLAGATRNEVPKTKGDNIFDAIISKYKGKVIYVDFWATWCGPCRSGIERIKPLKEEMKDENVAFVYITNQTSPKGTYDNMIPGIKGEHYRVSADEWNILRDKFQISGIPHYTLVGKDGNVINPRLGHLQNPQLKTMLMKYIND; encoded by the coding sequence ATGAAACAGTTTTTGCTTTTTTTCATTGCCCTTTTTTTGTCCAATTTTGTGTTTTCCCAAACCGTAATTGAAAATCCCAAAGTTGGGATGAGCACAGCCTCCAATGTAAAACTTGAAAAAGTTGAAATACTTGATACTGCCACCGTGCTTTGGTTTCACGTTGATTATAAACCAGGATGGTGGATCTCCATCCCGAAAAAAACGTTTATCCAACCCGTTGGATCCGACGAGAAGTTATATGTCGATTCAGCCGAGGGTATTCCAATTAAAGAGAGATACACGATGCCTGAATCAGGTAAAGTGGATTATAAACTTTATTTTCCTGCTATCGATGAATCCGTTTCAAAATTAGACTTTGGTGAAGGAAATGATGGTGGTTCCTGGTTTATTTACGACATTCAGCTAAAGCTTGAATTGTTTCAATCGCTACTTCCTGAAGAACTGAGCGGGAGCTGGTTTTGTCGCGACAATGCCCAGTTGGAAATCAGCCTCTTTGATTCAGTTGCGGTTTATCAAAGCCAGGTTTGGAAGTACAAAGACTATTCAGAAAAGAATGACATTTCTAAAATTAGTTTGAAAAATGGCTCCGGTCTTTTAACTATTTATGCCAAAGCGGTCAATGACAGTGTTTGTATGATTGGTGAAAATCCAAAAGCTTTAAAGGCGTGTGCTGATAAGCCTGCTGAATCAGCAATACCTATGGACAAGGAAGCTTTTGAACCACCGGTTTTTGGAATGGATACAGTCGTGTTTCGAGGTTACATTCGGAATTTCAGCCCAAGGTTCAAACAACGTACAGGGACAATCTTTGTTAACGACGTGTTGATTGGTGATCAGATCTCTCATTTGGTTGAAATTGAGGACGACGGTAGCTTTGAAGTGAAATTTTCGTATTCTAACCCGCAGCTTATTTTCTTTCGCGGACCTTTCCCTGTAAATACAGCTTTTATTGAGCCCGGCAAAACCACTTTCCTGATTGTTGACAATGGAAACCGTGAAAAACCGGTTTTGTTTGCCGGCGATTGTGCTCGTATTAACACCGATCTGTTAAAACTTAAAGATGTTAGAAGCTATGATTACCAGGAGATGCAAAAGAAAATTCTGGACTTCACTCTTGAGCAATATAAAAACTGGTGCGCCGGATTTCTTCAGGAAGATATGGACAAGCTCGACAAAATTGTAGCCGAATATCCCATAAGTGCCAAGGCGCGGCAGATAAAGGAGATACAAATTAGGCAACAAAATATTTCGAATATGATGGAATATCGGATGAATAGCGTTTCAGCTTGGAGAGAAAAGCATAAAATTCCCAGGGATCAGCGCCAAATTGATTTTGAACCCGAAAGTCCAGATAGTAGCTACTATGATTTTTTAACTAACGATTTAGTGAATGACCCACTCGGCGTGTTGACCTCTGACTGTTATTTCTTTTTCAATCGTATCATGTACTTGGATATTTTAAGAGATCAGGCATCTCTTAGTCTATCGACAACCGACATTATTGAAGAACTAGTAAAATCCGGTTATGAGTTGACTCCGGATGAGCAATTGTTAGCTGATCGCATGAAAGAAATAGATTCACCGGAAACTAAGAAGCTTCAAGATGAGTTTAATGAAAAGTATGGAGATCAAGCGAAGGCTTTTCATCAAAAATTCGGCAAAAAGCTTCAAAACCTGTATAAGGAAAACAAAGGCTCAGTGACAACTCCCGCAATGATGGAAGAATACCTTGTTGGCCAGAATATAGAGCTAACAGCGGAGGAAAAGGAATACCTTGCGGCCACCAAACAGTTCAGTGAAAATCCGTTAATTCAAGAAAGAATTGAAATTCAATCAGAGATTACTGACATCTCAAATAAATTCCACGCTGACCATCGTGAATTTACAAATGAATGGTTTATGAAGAAAAGGCAAGAGGTGAGAAATAAAAGAATGCAAACTGTTTTGGGTATTCAGCCTGGCTTAGCGACCGATATCATGCTTTCGCAGGATTATTGCCGTTCCATTGTTTCGCAAATGACTCCGCTTTCTGACGATAAACTAAAACGTGTTCAACAAGAAATTAATTCTCCTTTTGTGGCTACGTATGTTGAACAAATGAATAACAATACGAAAGCAAAAATTGAAGCAAACAAATTGTTGGCCGGAGCAACCCGCAATGAAGTTCCAAAGACTAAGGGAGACAATATTTTTGATGCCATCATTTCCAAATACAAAGGGAAAGTGATTTATGTAGATTTTTGGGCAACCTGGTGTGGTCCATGTCGCTCCGGAATTGAACGCATTAAACCATTGAAAGAGGAAATGAAAGATGAAAATGTGGCCTTTGTTTACATTACCAACCAAACTTCGCCAAAAGGGACTTACGACAATATGATCCCCGGCATCAAAGGCGAACATTACCGGGTGTCGGCAGACGAATGGAATATCCTGAGAGACAAATTCCAAATATCGGGAATTCCTCATTATACCTTGGTTGGAAAAGATGGAAACGTGATCAATCCGCGCCTGGGTCACTTGCAAAATCCACAGTTGAAAACCATGCTGATGAAGTACATCAACGATTAA
- a CDS encoding response regulator — protein sequence MSDTSSKYRTLIADDEQPARDRLSKLLSEYSAQIELIGEAKNGLECREMIDRLKPDLLFLDIQMPGSDGFEVLRQTSHSPVVIFCTAYDEFALQAFETNSIDYIVKPVKAERIQKTIDKLDSLKQRTDKQELLHMIEGFLGQKTKKEITSIPVKLGDRMLFLRIEDISYFSAEDKYVSIHLKDGKKLFE from the coding sequence ATGAGCGACACGTCTTCAAAATACCGAACCTTAATTGCCGACGATGAGCAGCCTGCGCGCGATCGATTGAGCAAATTGCTTTCGGAGTATTCCGCTCAGATTGAACTGATCGGGGAGGCGAAAAATGGCCTTGAATGCCGTGAAATGATTGATCGCTTGAAGCCAGATCTTTTATTTCTCGATATTCAAATGCCCGGATCAGATGGCTTTGAAGTATTGCGACAAACCAGCCATTCCCCTGTGGTCATTTTTTGTACGGCGTATGACGAGTTTGCTCTGCAAGCTTTTGAAACCAATAGTATCGATTACATTGTGAAGCCGGTAAAGGCCGAGCGCATCCAAAAAACAATCGACAAACTTGATTCTCTGAAACAACGAACAGATAAGCAAGAATTGTTGCACATGATTGAAGGTTTTCTGGGACAAAAAACAAAGAAAGAAATCACAAGTATTCCGGTCAAATTAGGCGACCGGATGCTTTTTTTAAGAATTGAAGATATTTCATACTTTTCAGCGGAAGACAAATACGTGAGCATTCACTTGAAAGATGGGAAAAAACTATTTGAGTGA
- a CDS encoding LytTR family DNA-binding domain-containing protein, with the protein MGKNYLSDLPLKNLEKKLNDNFLRIHRSLLVNVKMIKEINKHYGSKYIVKMDDVDQSRLVSGRNYCKQVKDLLEI; encoded by the coding sequence ATGGGAAAAAACTATTTGAGTGATCTCCCCTTGAAAAATCTGGAGAAAAAACTAAATGACAATTTCCTGCGCATTCATCGCTCATTATTGGTCAATGTCAAGATGATCAAAGAAATCAACAAGCATTATGGCAGCAAATATATTGTCAAGATGGATGATGTTGATCAGTCACGATTGGTTTCAGGTCGCAACTATTGCAAACAGGTGAAAGACTTGTTAGAAATCTAG